A window of the Pseudomonas furukawaii genome harbors these coding sequences:
- a CDS encoding SDR family NAD(P)-dependent oxidoreductase, with protein MTGRLEGKVALITGTGGGQGRAAALRFAREGAIVVGCDVNAVAHGETAALLHAEGLRLYGQAPVDLGDHEQARAWVEAAVTEHGAIDILYNNASAARFGKVSEFSIEDWHYTIRNEVDLLFYTTKYAWDHLAERRGVIINVSSTAAWGGSKVAGISAHAAAKGAVVSFTRQLAVEGAPLGIRAVSLSPGFIATPGTAEFLENPVARAALLDGVLMDRPGEPEEVVALALFLASSEASFVTGSDFVIDGGLLAI; from the coding sequence ATGACGGGGCGTCTTGAAGGTAAGGTTGCTCTGATTACCGGGACCGGCGGTGGTCAGGGCAGGGCAGCAGCATTGCGCTTCGCCCGTGAAGGAGCGATTGTGGTGGGCTGCGACGTGAATGCCGTCGCGCATGGGGAAACCGCTGCCCTGTTGCACGCAGAAGGACTGCGTTTGTACGGTCAGGCGCCGGTCGATCTCGGCGACCACGAGCAGGCCAGGGCCTGGGTTGAGGCGGCAGTGACCGAACATGGCGCTATCGACATCCTCTACAACAATGCTTCGGCTGCGCGTTTTGGCAAAGTCAGCGAGTTTTCCATCGAGGACTGGCACTACACCATTCGTAACGAAGTCGATTTGCTCTTCTACACGACCAAATACGCCTGGGATCATCTGGCCGAGCGACGCGGAGTGATCATCAACGTCTCGTCCACGGCGGCCTGGGGCGGTTCCAAGGTGGCCGGCATCTCTGCGCATGCCGCTGCCAAAGGGGCGGTGGTTTCTTTCACCCGCCAACTGGCGGTGGAAGGGGCTCCACTCGGTATCCGTGCCGTCAGTCTCAGCCCTGGTTTCATCGCCACTCCTGGCACCGCGGAGTTCCTGGAAAACCCGGTGGCACGGGCCGCTCTGCTCGACGGCGTACTGATGGATCGCCCGGGGGAGCCCGAGGAAGTGGTCGCTCTGGCGCTGTTCCTGGCGTCCAGCGAGGCTTCTTTTGTTACCGGCTCCGATTTCGTCATCGATGGTGGTCTCCTGGCCATCTAG
- a CDS encoding ferredoxin, whose translation MNSDKARFEVVVDRSRCCGYGLCAAICPSVYKLDADGLVYVDSKVVPPELEEEAREGAEACPAEAIWLEEIKPEGE comes from the coding sequence ATGAATTCTGACAAGGCTCGATTCGAGGTTGTGGTCGATCGCAGTCGCTGCTGCGGCTACGGGCTTTGTGCCGCGATCTGCCCAAGCGTCTACAAGCTGGATGCCGATGGTTTGGTTTATGTGGATAGCAAGGTCGTTCCCCCGGAGCTCGAAGAGGAAGCGCGCGAGGGGGCTGAGGCTTGTCCGGCCGAGGCGATCTGGCTCGAGGAGATCAAGCCAGAGGGTGAATAG
- a CDS encoding methyl-accepting chemotaxis protein encodes MLFLKRLSIGAKLLVLPGLFVLALLIVSGMAYRGLARQQAVIEEIDQLRFQQYRQVLETSAASQAAMVGAYATVARILESNGSTSAEELESYLEDMQASVDDMRAGLDRLARETGLGEEEKALYRAVEEQAGVVGEGLSDFKRTALGDQLQAASLLGRVRAEYNGLQGQFNRLLGLQAELTSGAFAEAGTMQRQVSKMLIGVLLTASTLALLVSLLLRGQIVRSIREIEQASIRLRDGDLTRRVRVIGRDEIAHTAQAFNELIDSFQQAMRQVASVAASVGASAEELVGASARVAESSTAQAGAVGAVSMTIEQMSDGIAAISSHAENLRSSAEASLHGAEGGHLALSHLLEKIDSVRHAFSAIRGSVGDFVESTTAITASITQVKDLSAQTNLLALNAAIEAARAGESGRGFSVVADEVRNLAQRSALAANSINELTAKLEGQSEVVDEALRAGSVALEDSGRLLVELESTLQQAAELVGDSTRGVDQIADAVRVQSEGGRDIASNVERIARMAGEGDAIAHRVSSAVISLRELSEELNLAVSRFRFQG; translated from the coding sequence ATGCTATTCCTGAAAAGACTCTCCATTGGCGCCAAGCTACTCGTGCTGCCAGGGCTGTTCGTGCTCGCGCTGCTGATCGTCTCGGGTATGGCCTACCGGGGATTGGCCAGGCAGCAGGCGGTGATCGAAGAGATCGACCAGTTGCGTTTCCAGCAGTACCGTCAGGTACTTGAAACCTCCGCCGCCTCGCAGGCTGCTATGGTCGGCGCCTATGCCACGGTTGCGCGAATTCTCGAATCGAATGGCTCGACCTCCGCCGAGGAGCTGGAGTCTTATCTCGAAGATATGCAAGCCAGTGTCGACGACATGCGTGCCGGGCTGGACAGGCTTGCGCGCGAGACAGGGCTGGGAGAGGAGGAGAAGGCTCTTTACCGTGCGGTGGAGGAGCAGGCTGGCGTCGTTGGCGAGGGGCTCTCCGATTTCAAGCGCACTGCGTTGGGCGACCAGCTGCAAGCGGCATCGCTGCTCGGTCGTGTACGCGCCGAATACAACGGTTTGCAAGGCCAGTTCAACCGTCTGTTGGGCCTGCAGGCAGAGCTTACCTCCGGCGCTTTCGCTGAGGCTGGCACCATGCAGCGGCAAGTGTCGAAGATGCTGATTGGCGTGCTGCTGACGGCCAGCACCTTGGCGCTGCTTGTCAGTCTGTTGCTACGCGGTCAGATCGTTCGCTCCATCCGGGAGATCGAGCAGGCGTCGATCAGGTTGCGCGACGGCGACTTAACCCGGCGTGTGCGAGTTATCGGTCGCGACGAAATCGCTCACACGGCGCAGGCCTTCAACGAACTGATCGACAGCTTTCAGCAGGCCATGCGCCAGGTCGCAAGTGTGGCGGCTTCCGTCGGCGCCTCGGCTGAGGAGTTGGTGGGGGCCTCGGCACGGGTGGCCGAGAGTTCCACGGCGCAGGCCGGAGCTGTGGGAGCGGTTTCGATGACCATTGAGCAGATGAGCGACGGCATCGCTGCGATTTCCAGTCATGCCGAGAACCTGCGCAGCTCGGCTGAGGCCAGCTTGCATGGAGCGGAGGGCGGGCATCTGGCCCTGTCGCACTTGCTCGAAAAGATCGACAGTGTGCGTCACGCGTTCTCCGCCATTCGGGGCTCGGTGGGCGATTTCGTCGAAAGTACCACGGCTATTACAGCAAGCATTACTCAGGTCAAGGACCTCTCTGCGCAGACTAACCTGCTGGCGCTCAATGCCGCGATCGAGGCAGCTAGGGCTGGCGAGAGCGGGCGGGGGTTCAGCGTGGTTGCCGACGAAGTGCGCAACCTTGCTCAGCGCTCTGCGCTGGCCGCCAACTCCATCAACGAGTTGACCGCAAAGTTGGAGGGGCAGTCTGAGGTGGTGGATGAAGCCTTGCGCGCTGGATCTGTGGCACTGGAAGACAGTGGCAGGTTGCTGGTTGAGCTGGAGAGCACTCTGCAGCAGGCGGCAGAGTTAGTGGGAGACTCGACCCGTGGAGTGGACCAGATTGCTGATGCGGTGCGGGTGCAGAGCGAAGGTGGGCGAGATATCGCCTCGAACGTCGAGCGCATCGCGCGAATGGCGGGAGAGGGGGATGCGATTGCTCACCGGGTCTCTAGCGCAGTGATTTCTCTGCGTGAGTTGTCCGAGGAATTGAATCTGGCGGTGAGCCGCTTTCGTTTCCAGGGTTGA
- a CDS encoding MFS transporter — translation MPSSQNEAAIDFSEFRRGWRILLLSVVGVAISINAALLYGFGTLVVPLEQAFGWNKSELQAAITFLFGGAVVSLQLVGWFNLRFGMKRMTVISLVLLSLGYLGTTQLSGSVWSLYLAFAILPLIGMGALAVTWTQLLSLWYDRNRGLALAIGLSGTGLTAAIIPRLMSWGIEQWDWRAAFIILALLNLLVLLPLTLLWFKLAGSADKHGQDDASALLELPGLSFREGMSSTKFWTCNLALALVISSIVGMVTSTVPMLQARGLSAAEANQIFSGFGIALIFGRMLIGYLLDRLWPPAVAAFSLALPAIGCLIYLGSTIEFGPLLLAAVLVGFGAGAEFDIAAFLVARYFGLREYGRLFGVHQGLNTVASAIAPLLFALLLSRTGTYSAMLVYCLACSLVGPLLLLTLGRVPRFASTPFAAHS, via the coding sequence ATGCCTTCCTCCCAAAATGAAGCGGCAATCGACTTCAGTGAGTTCCGCCGCGGATGGCGAATCCTCTTGCTCTCCGTAGTCGGCGTTGCCATTAGTATCAACGCGGCCCTGCTCTACGGCTTTGGTACCCTGGTTGTGCCACTGGAACAGGCGTTCGGCTGGAACAAGAGCGAATTGCAGGCAGCGATCACATTCCTGTTCGGCGGCGCGGTGGTTTCTCTGCAGCTGGTCGGATGGTTCAACCTGCGTTTTGGCATGAAGCGCATGACAGTCATTTCGCTGGTCCTGCTCTCGCTGGGCTACCTGGGCACCACCCAGCTTAGTGGCTCGGTCTGGTCGCTCTACCTGGCCTTTGCCATCCTGCCATTGATCGGTATGGGCGCGTTGGCGGTGACCTGGACCCAGTTACTCAGCCTCTGGTACGACCGTAATCGCGGACTAGCCCTTGCCATCGGCCTGTCCGGTACCGGTCTGACCGCCGCGATCATCCCGAGACTGATGTCCTGGGGCATCGAGCAGTGGGACTGGCGCGCCGCCTTCATCATCCTCGCCCTGCTCAACCTGCTGGTACTGCTACCGCTGACCCTGCTGTGGTTCAAGCTCGCCGGCAGCGCCGACAAGCATGGCCAGGACGACGCCAGCGCACTGCTGGAACTACCCGGTCTGAGCTTTCGCGAGGGGATGAGCTCAACCAAATTCTGGACATGCAACCTGGCCCTGGCGCTGGTGATTTCTTCGATCGTCGGCATGGTCACCAGCACCGTGCCCATGTTGCAGGCCAGGGGGCTTTCGGCCGCCGAGGCCAATCAGATTTTCAGCGGATTTGGCATCGCGCTGATCTTCGGTCGTATGCTCATCGGTTACCTACTCGACCGTCTCTGGCCACCAGCAGTGGCGGCCTTCAGCTTGGCCCTGCCGGCCATCGGCTGCCTTATCTATCTCGGCAGCACCATCGAATTCGGCCCATTGTTGCTGGCCGCTGTTCTGGTCGGCTTCGGCGCCGGTGCCGAGTTCGACATCGCGGCCTTCCTGGTCGCCCGTTATTTCGGCCTGCGTGAGTATGGCCGCCTGTTCGGTGTGCACCAGGGTCTGAACACCGTGGCTTCAGCCATCGCACCGCTGCTGTTCGCCCTCCTGCTCAGCCGTACCGGCACCTACTCGGCAATGCTGGTGTACTGCCTCGCCTGCAGTCTTGTCGGCCCCCTGTTGTTGCTTACCCTGGGTCGCGTCCCACGCTTCGCCTCCACACCGTTCGCTGCCCATTCCTGA
- a CDS encoding 2Fe-2S iron-sulfur cluster-binding protein has product MPTLTFIEHNGTEHKVSADIGQSVMQAATFASVPGIPADCGGACACATCHAYVDEGWLARLPAPDSTENDMLDCAFERRDTSRLTCQVFMTEELDGLVLHLPASQF; this is encoded by the coding sequence ATGCCCACACTGACCTTCATTGAGCACAACGGTACCGAGCACAAGGTGTCTGCAGACATTGGCCAATCGGTGATGCAGGCCGCCACCTTCGCCTCCGTTCCCGGCATCCCTGCCGACTGCGGCGGAGCCTGTGCGTGCGCCACCTGCCACGCCTACGTCGACGAGGGGTGGCTGGCGCGCCTCCCGGCTCCCGACAGCACCGAAAACGACATGCTCGACTGTGCCTTCGAGCGCCGCGATACCAGCCGCCTGACCTGCCAGGTGTTCATGACCGAAGAGCTCGACGGCCTGGTGCTGCACCTGCCCGCGTCGCAATTCTGA
- a CDS encoding NAD(P)/FAD-dependent oxidoreductase has protein sequence MSLASVVIVGAGQAGFQVAASLRQEGYDGSITLIGDEPGLPYQRPPLSKAYLLGKINENALLFRPTEFFTTQRIELIHDQATAIDRQNRRVLLASGEAAVYDHLVLATGAHNRPLPVPGAELQGVFGVKTKQDADALAPLVKEVRNVVVVGAGFIGLEFAAVAAELGASVHVLELGDRPMARAVSTEMSQLFRQAHEAWGVKFDFRQGLTRIEGDNGKVSAVETSDGRKLPADLVVFGIGVIPNTQLANEAGLAIENGIRVDANLLSSDPHISAIGDVACFPCLQNGERPTRLESVQNAADQARNVAARLLGKPAPYSALPWFWTDQGNLKLQIAGLSTSYDSTVTLGSPETHQLSVLCFRNDQLIAVESCNRPGDHMAARKILSRPPKLTAAEAAAEGFELKAWEAANRD, from the coding sequence ATGTCACTCGCCTCAGTAGTCATCGTCGGTGCTGGCCAAGCCGGCTTCCAGGTTGCAGCCTCACTGCGCCAGGAGGGATACGACGGAAGCATCACCCTGATCGGCGACGAGCCCGGCCTGCCCTACCAGCGCCCACCGCTGTCCAAGGCCTACCTGCTCGGTAAGATCAACGAGAACGCCCTGCTGTTCCGTCCAACCGAGTTCTTCACCACCCAACGCATCGAGCTGATCCACGACCAGGCGACGGCCATCGACCGGCAGAACCGCCGAGTCCTGCTCGCCTCCGGCGAGGCGGCCGTCTACGATCACTTGGTATTAGCCACCGGCGCACACAACCGTCCGCTGCCAGTACCCGGTGCCGAGTTGCAGGGCGTATTTGGCGTCAAGACCAAGCAGGATGCCGATGCCCTCGCCCCCCTGGTGAAGGAGGTACGCAACGTGGTGGTGGTCGGCGCCGGCTTCATCGGCCTGGAATTCGCCGCGGTCGCCGCCGAATTGGGCGCCAGTGTGCACGTGCTGGAGCTCGGCGATCGGCCGATGGCGCGTGCTGTGTCGACGGAGATGTCCCAACTGTTCCGCCAGGCGCACGAGGCCTGGGGGGTGAAGTTTGACTTCCGCCAGGGTCTGACCCGCATCGAAGGTGACAATGGCAAGGTAAGCGCGGTGGAAACCTCGGACGGCCGCAAACTACCGGCCGACCTGGTGGTCTTTGGCATCGGCGTGATCCCCAACACCCAACTAGCTAACGAAGCGGGCCTAGCCATCGAGAACGGCATTCGTGTGGACGCCAACCTGCTGAGTTCCGACCCGCACATCTCCGCTATCGGCGACGTCGCCTGCTTCCCCTGCCTGCAGAATGGCGAGCGTCCGACCCGCCTCGAATCCGTGCAGAACGCCGCCGACCAGGCACGTAACGTGGCCGCCCGCTTGCTCGGCAAACCGGCCCCGTACAGTGCGCTGCCCTGGTTCTGGACCGACCAAGGCAACCTCAAGCTGCAGATCGCCGGACTTTCCACCAGCTACGACAGCACCGTCACCCTCGGCTCACCGGAGACCCACCAGCTCTCCGTTCTGTGCTTCCGCAACGACCAGTTGATCGCGGTGGAGTCCTGCAACCGCCCAGGGGATCACATGGCTGCGCGCAAGATCCTCTCTCGCCCACCCAAGCTGACCGCTGCCGAGGCCGCCGCCGAGGGCTTCGAGCTCAAGGCTTGGGAAGCCGCCAACCGCGACTGA
- a CDS encoding MFS transporter: MNARSQSLPTSLSIISIVCFNFVSFISNGLPLAVLPGHVLNTLGFGSAVAGLVIGTQYLTTLLSRPLAGQLADRFGANRTVMAGLAVLTSSGLLTALAIVLPTSPWVSLALLIAGRILQGLSSALISTPCCTWAIGLHGTARTAQVMSWNGIAAYGGTAIGAPLGVLIRDHLGLAGIGISITLLGFLSLLFAQTRRPAPLLSGVRLPFRSVFLAVLPNGLAVACSSVGFGSLTAFIALYFDNLGWANAAYCLSAFGVAFIFARLASPSALSRFGGYPVVAACMAVQTLGLLLVWLAPSPLVAILGSALTGLGVSWVYPGLAVETLARTPQANRNSALSTLSLFFDLAVGLAGPLMGLAVSGFGLAQVFLCSALLSAVGLLLVLNLQRQPRRRLGE; encoded by the coding sequence ATGAACGCCCGCAGCCAATCGCTCCCCACCAGCCTGTCGATCATCTCGATCGTCTGCTTCAATTTCGTCTCCTTCATCAGCAACGGACTGCCGCTGGCCGTGCTGCCCGGCCATGTGCTGAACACCTTGGGTTTCGGCAGCGCGGTGGCCGGACTGGTGATCGGCACGCAATACCTGACGACCCTGCTGTCGCGTCCACTGGCTGGCCAGCTTGCCGACCGCTTTGGCGCCAATCGCACGGTGATGGCGGGGCTGGCCGTGCTGACGAGCAGCGGCCTGCTGACGGCGCTGGCGATCGTCCTTCCGACTTCCCCCTGGGTCAGCCTGGCGCTACTGATAGCCGGGCGGATCCTCCAGGGCCTCTCTTCGGCCCTGATCTCCACCCCCTGCTGCACTTGGGCAATCGGCCTGCACGGCACGGCACGCACTGCGCAGGTCATGTCCTGGAACGGCATCGCCGCCTATGGCGGCACCGCCATTGGCGCACCACTCGGGGTACTGATACGGGATCACCTGGGGCTCGCCGGCATCGGAATCAGCATCACCCTGCTCGGCTTCCTGTCCCTGCTGTTCGCCCAGACTCGTCGCCCCGCACCCTTGCTCTCGGGCGTGCGGCTGCCGTTCCGCAGCGTGTTCCTCGCCGTGCTGCCCAACGGCCTGGCCGTAGCCTGCAGTTCGGTGGGCTTCGGCAGTCTGACTGCCTTCATCGCCCTGTACTTCGACAATCTGGGCTGGGCCAACGCGGCCTACTGCCTGAGCGCCTTCGGCGTCGCCTTCATCTTCGCCAGACTGGCCTCGCCCAGTGCACTATCCCGCTTTGGCGGCTACCCAGTGGTCGCGGCCTGCATGGCGGTGCAGACCCTCGGCCTGCTACTCGTCTGGCTGGCACCCTCGCCCCTGGTGGCGATCCTTGGCTCGGCGCTGACCGGTCTGGGCGTTTCCTGGGTCTATCCGGGGCTGGCGGTGGAAACCCTGGCGCGCACGCCGCAGGCCAATCGCAACTCGGCCCTAAGCACGCTTTCGTTGTTCTTCGACCTAGCGGTGGGGCTGGCTGGCCCGTTGATGGGGTTGGCGGTTTCAGGCTTCGGCCTGGCGCAAGTATTCCTTTGCTCCGCCCTGCTGTCGGCCGTCGGCCTGCTACTGGTGCTGAATCTCCAGCGGCAGCCACGCCGGAGACTGGGGGAATAA
- a CDS encoding nuclear transport factor 2 family protein has product MSAQEAIEHFLHGQIECWNNGDKEGFFEHYRQMSPAGLSIEYVGRALPTDPWQILEGMWENQQPRFRVEVKETIINGEEAACHHRNALRDGSGGIETIELYRFQNGRLWVRYFIKA; this is encoded by the coding sequence ATGAGTGCGCAAGAAGCCATCGAGCATTTCCTGCATGGCCAGATCGAATGCTGGAACAACGGTGACAAGGAGGGGTTCTTCGAGCATTACCGCCAGATGTCGCCCGCCGGCCTGAGCATTGAGTACGTCGGTCGTGCCTTGCCGACCGACCCGTGGCAGATCCTGGAAGGCATGTGGGAAAACCAGCAGCCGCGTTTCCGCGTGGAGGTCAAGGAAACCATCATCAACGGTGAGGAGGCCGCCTGCCACCATCGCAATGCACTCCGCGACGGCAGCGGTGGTATAGAGACCATCGAGCTGTACCGTTTCCAGAACGGCAGGCTGTGGGTGCGTTACTTCATCAAGGCGTGA